CACCTTATGTCGCACCTGTTTGTTACAACAAGGTTTGCGAGAGCCGTGTGGCTCAGATGCATGCTGCATAGACCACAGTCCATTGGACAGGTCGGTTCCTTGATCTGGACGTTTGGGTTCTCTATCCCTTTACCGTCGTGTGCCCATCTGCTAAACCTTCTGTACATATTCACGTCGCCAAAGTAAAGTTCCTCGACGTAACCGTGCTCGGGACAAGATTTTCTCATCATAACTTTTCCATCGATTTCGACAAGCTGTGCCGGTATTATCGCATTGCAAGTAGGACAAACGCTCTGGGTAGTGGTGATGACATTAGCATCTTCCTTTAAAGATTTAACGGCTTGAGTCAAGAGATAGCACCGAGCTTATCACATAAGAACCCTTTGCGATTTTTAAACGTTTCTAACCGAATACATAGATGAGTGGTGTTAGTACGTTTCCAATAGATGAGTAAACCACACTTCAACAACGTTCCACGTTCATCATCCGTTAAAATTTTTTACAGTTATAGAACAAAGACCTTTTATTATAAATCCGCCACCTCACCTTTAAATTTCGGAATAAATTTCTAATCTTAAGGGAGCGCCCAGGCTTTGCCAGACGAAATAGAGGTAATAGTACCCGATAAAGAGGAGGTCCTTGACATAGAACTTGAAGAGGATTTACTCGAAGCCAATAGAAAAATAGCCGAAGAAAATAAACAACTCTTAGAAAAGTACCGAATAAGAGCAATTGATGTAATGGGCTCGGTGGGTTCGGGAAAAACGACGTTGATCGAAAGACTGATAGGGCTACTAAAGGACAGATATAGAATCGCGGTGTTCGGTGGCGATGTTACGACGACGATAGACGCCGAAAGATTAAGGAAGGCTGGTGCTAAGACGTTACAGATAAACACTGGTAAGGAATGTCACCTTGATGCCAACCTCGTGAGAAAGGCTCTAGGCAAAATAGACCTAAACGACATCGACGTACTTTTCATAGAGAATGTTGGGAACCTCATATGTCCGGCCGAATTTCCACTTGGAACTGACAGCAGAGTCGTCGTCATAAGTGTGACAGAGGGCCCCTACACACCACTGAAGCACCCTTACATATTCATGGAAGCTGATGTAGCAGTCATCAATAAGATAGATCTAGCTGAAGCCATGGATGTGGACGTTAACGAGTTGGAGGCTAAGATAAAAAAAGTTTCTCCGGATGTTGTGGTCGTTAGGACGAGTTGCAAAACCGGCGAGGGTATAGAGAAGGTAGCTAAGGTACTGGGTCTGTTATAGACATGCACGAGTTCTCTGTAGTGTTAAACCTCATAGAGAAAGTGGTGGAGGAAGCTAAGAAAAGAGACGCGAAAAGAGTTATAGAGGTTGAATTGGACGTCGGTCAGTTATCCTTCCTTAATCCAGAACAGATGCGCTTCGCGTACAACGTACTTTCTAAGGACACGATCCTAGAAAATTCCAATCTAATAATCAACACCGTAGACGCCCGTGTTAGATGCGGGGTATGCGGTTTTGATGGTAAGCCGGACTATGCGGATGACGCATCTTATCATATCTCGGCGCCTCTGTTCCTGTGCCCTATCTGTGGAAACCCTGTGGAAGTTATAGAGGGGAAGGGTTGCATCATAAAAAGGGTGAGGCTTGAACTTTAGAGGTCTGACGAGGGTTTATTAGCTAGAATGACGTGATTTTATAGAAGAATGTGCTTAGCTATACCCGCAAAGGTTATCGAAAAAACCGGTAACATAGCCAAGGTAGATTTTGGTGATAGTACACTCAGAGAGGTTGACGTATCGCTTGTAGAAGTTTCAGTAGGACAGTATGTGCTTGTTCACGCTGGCTACGCCATACAAGTTCTTGATGAAGAAGAAGCGCTCAAGACGATAGAGTTGTTGTCAGATATGCTTAGCGAATGATGGTTGTATCTTTGGTGATACTGGTTGAGTTTTTTGAAGGAATTCAGGAATAGAGAGTTAGCGGAGGCACTTGTACGCAAGCTCAGGGACATCCCTTTGAGGAAACCTATTAAGATATGTCATGTATGCGGTACGCATGAATGGACAATAGTCCATTATGGTTTACGCTCACTCCTCCCAGCCAACATAGAGCTCATCGCCGGACCTGGCTGCCCTGTATGTATAACCCCCGCGTTGGATATAGACCAAGCCGCTGAGCTTGCACTTCAAGGCAAGATTGTCACTGTATTCGGAGACGTGTCAAGGTCCATTGGTACTAAATACTCCTTAGAGGCTGTAAGGTCCGAAGGCGGTAGCGTGAAAATTGTTTATAGCATAATCGACGCCATAAAAATAGCGAAATCGGATCAAAGCAAGGAGGTTGTCTTCTTCGCAGTAGGCTTTGAGACTACTGCTCCAATCACTGCACTATACATACTTAGAACTCCGCCGAAAAACTTCTCGATACTCAACTCGCATAGATACGTGCCGCCCGCGGTCATTAACCTTTACTCGCGTGGTAAGTTGGAAATGGACGGCGTAATAGCTCCTGGTCACGCCACAACTATAAGTGGTTTAAAGGCTTACGAGCCTCTCGCTAAAGAATACGGGATACCCGTCGTTGCTTCCGGCTTTGAGCCCGTGGACGTTTTGATGTCTATCTTCATGCTAGTTAAACAGATATCAGAAGGTAAGGCGGAGGTGCTGAATCAGTATTCGAGATCCGTTACATGGGAAGGCAATGTTAAAGCAATGCAAACGATCGGCCGTGTGTTCGAGCTGACCGATGCTCACTGGAGGGGTATAGGCAAGATAGACCATAGCGGCTTCGTATTAAAGGACGAGTTTAAGGATTACGACGCAAGGTACA
The window above is part of the Aigarchaeota archaeon genome. Proteins encoded here:
- a CDS encoding HypC/HybG/HupF family hydrogenase formation chaperone, with amino-acid sequence MCLAIPAKVIEKTGNIAKVDFGDSTLREVDVSLVEVSVGQYVLVHAGYAIQVLDEEEALKTIELLSDMLSE
- the hypD gene encoding hydrogenase formation protein HypD, which gives rise to MSFLKEFRNRELAEALVRKLRDIPLRKPIKICHVCGTHEWTIVHYGLRSLLPANIELIAGPGCPVCITPALDIDQAAELALQGKIVTVFGDVSRSIGTKYSLEAVRSEGGSVKIVYSIIDAIKIAKSDQSKEVVFFAVGFETTAPITALYILRTPPKNFSILNSHRYVPPAVINLYSRGKLEMDGVIAPGHATTISGLKAYEPLAKEYGIPVVASGFEPVDVLMSIFMLVKQISEGKAEVLNQYSRSVTWEGNVKAMQTIGRVFELTDAHWRGIGKIDHSGFVLKDEFKDYDARYKYGLKNVDYASEMHPGCRCAEVMLGRIKPTQCPLYMKTCKPNKPIGPCMVSVEGACRIWATHMLLP
- the hypB gene encoding hydrogenase nickel incorporation protein HypB; this translates as MPDEIEVIVPDKEEVLDIELEEDLLEANRKIAEENKQLLEKYRIRAIDVMGSVGSGKTTLIERLIGLLKDRYRIAVFGGDVTTTIDAERLRKAGAKTLQINTGKECHLDANLVRKALGKIDLNDIDVLFIENVGNLICPAEFPLGTDSRVVVISVTEGPYTPLKHPYIFMEADVAVINKIDLAEAMDVDVNELEAKIKKVSPDVVVVRTSCKTGEGIEKVAKVLGLL
- the hypA gene encoding hydrogenase maturation nickel metallochaperone HypA, which gives rise to MHEFSVVLNLIEKVVEEAKKRDAKRVIEVELDVGQLSFLNPEQMRFAYNVLSKDTILENSNLIINTVDARVRCGVCGFDGKPDYADDASYHISAPLFLCPICGNPVEVIEGKGCIIKRVRLEL